One part of the Esox lucius isolate fEsoLuc1 chromosome 10, fEsoLuc1.pri, whole genome shotgun sequence genome encodes these proteins:
- the LOC105005716 gene encoding CD276 antigen-like isoform X3, whose protein sequence is MFNWIYILLFVALITAAFKVRTPQPVVLAIYGQPAILKCLFPASSDRVDPSLVVTWQRVEDSQVVHSFYYGTDQLDRQSVRYHNRTKLFHSQLADGNASLRLDRVGPEDQGRYLCSATNTNGSGKIVVQLKYAAFYTEPRLTVCGRTSNVTFLYETEGYPEPEVHWLDPQGFKLDYNLSVTQSARAPGLLLSLRAQLVVQAGLPINYTFSLKNQVLEQVIERPLSYGEQTSTMDGWCDVSTQHDHNDCPRYIPTLLSFLIPVGICIVVFLGYRCLQHKF, encoded by the exons CCGCGTTCAAAGTACGGACCCCGCAGCCTGTAGTGTTAGCCATCTATGGACAGCCAGCTATCTTGAAATGTCTGTTCCCTGCCAGCTCTGACCGTGTCGACCCGAGCCTGGTGGTGACGTGGCAGAGGGTTGAGGACTCCCAGGTGGTACACAGCTTCTACTACGGAACGGACCAGCTTGACCGCCAGAGTGTGAGGTACCACAACCGCACTAAACTGTTCCACTCCCAGCTTGCGGATGGCAACGCATCCCTCAGACTGGACCGTGTCGGGCCAGAGGACCAGGGGAGATATCTCTGCTCAGCCACCAACACAAATGGTTCCGGAAAGATTGTGGTCCAGCTGAAATATGCAG CGTTCTACACGGAGCCACGCCTTACGGTCTGTGGCCGCACCTCCAACGTCACCTTCCTCTACGAGACCGAGGGTTATCCAGAACCAGAGGTTCACTGGTTGGACCCGCAGGGCTTCAAACTCGACTACAATCTGTCGGTGACCCAGTCGGCCAGGGCGCCGGgcctcctgctctccctgcgCGCTCAGCTTGTGGTGCAGGCAGGCCTGCCCATCAACTACACCTTCTCCCTGAAGAATCAGGTCCTGGAGCAGGTGATAGAGAGGCCACTGAGCTACGGTGAGCAGACGTCCacgatggatggatggtgtgatg TGTCAACGCAACACGACCACAACGACTGCCCCAGATATATCCCCACGCTACTGTCCTTCCTCATCCCTGTAGGAATatgcattgttgtttttcttggaTACCGGTGCCTACAACATAAATTCTAA